The genomic window GCGCGACCGCTTCGACGACTGGGACGCCCTCAGCGACGGGCGCGATCCGACCGATCAGGGGCGGATGCCCGGCGATCCCCGGCCCGGCACCCAGGCCGACCCCTCCTAGCCCGGGGTAGACTCGACGCTGATCCCGACCCCTATCGCAGGAGAATCATGAACGCCCAGTCTGAGCTCGGCCACGGACACTCGATCGCCGCCTGGACGGCCGTCACGATCATCCTCGTCGCGTTCACGATCGGCACCGTCGCGTTCTGGTTCGAGATCGTCTGGCTCGTCTGGGCCAGCGCCGCCCTCGCCCTCGCGGGCTGGATCGCGGGCGGCGTCATGGCCAAGGCCGGCTACGGCGCGGGCGGTCAGCGCTCCACCGCCAAGGCGCACTCCTAGATGCTCGGCGACCTGGTCGCCGGTTCCCTCGCCGACGCCGCCGAGCGGCGCGCGACCCGACCGCTCTCCGCGGTCGAGGCCGCCGCGCTCGCCCGTCCGCCGGCGCTGGACGCCCGAGCCGCTCTCGAACGCGCCGATCACGTCAAGGTGATCGCCGAGGTCAAGCGCGCGAGCCCCTCGCGCGGCAGCCTCGCCGCCATCGCCGACCCCGCCGCGCTCGCCCGTCAGTACGCGCAGGGCGGGGCGAGCGCGATCAGCGTGCTCACCGAGCAGCGCCGCTTCGGCGGGAGCCTCGCCGACCTCGAGGCCGTGCGGGCCGCCGTGCCCACGCCCCTGCTGCGCAAGGACTTCATCGCGGAGCCGTACCAGGTGCTCGAGGCCCGGGCCGCGGGCGCCGACCTCGTTCTGCTCATCGTCGCCGCTCTCGACGACGCGCAGCTCTCGCAGCTGCACTCCCTCGTGCTCGAGCTCGGCATGACGCCGCTCGTCGAGACGCACTCCGAGGAGGAGGTGCGCCGGGCCGTCGGCCTCGGCGCGCAGGTCATCGGCGTCAACGCCCGCGACCTCTCCACCTTCGAGCTCGATCGCGACCTGTTCGCCCGGCTCGCCCCCCTCATCCCCGAGGGCACCGTGCGCATCGCCGAATCGGCGGTGCTCGGCGTCGACGACGTCGCGCACTACCGTCGCGGCGGCGCCGATGTCGTCCTCGTCGGCGAGGCCCTCGTCACCGGCGGCGATCCCGTCGCCGCCCTCACAGAATTCCTGGCGGTCTCATGAGTCTTCGCACCCAGTCCGGCCCGTACTTCGGCTCCTTCGGCGGTCGGTTCGTCCCCGAATCCCTCATCGCCGCGCTCGACGAGCTCGATGCGGCGTACGAGGCGGCCAAGGCCGATCCCTCCTTCGCCGCCGAGCTCGCCGAGCTGCACCGCAGCTACACGGGGCGCCCCTCGATCATCACCGAGGCCCCCCGCTTCGCCGCGACGGCGGGCGGTGCCCGCATCTTCCTCAAGCGGGAGGACCTCAACCACACCGGCAGCCACAAGATCAACAACGTGCTCGGCCAGGCGCTGCTCGCCAAGCGCCTCGGCAAGTCGCGCATCATCGCCGAGACCGGCGCCGGCCAGCACGGCGTCGCGAGCGCCACGGCGGCGGCCCTCTTCGGGCTCGAGTGCGTCGTCTACATGGGCGAGGTCGACACCGAGCGGCAGGCCCTCAACGTCGCGCGCATGAAGCTCCTCGGCGCCGAGGTCGTCCCCGTCACGACCGGATCGCGCACGCTCAAGGACGCCATCAACGAGGCCCTGCGCGACTGGGTGGCCAACGTCGAGAGCACGCACTACCTGCTCGGCACCGTCGCCGGACCACACCCGTTCCCCGCGATGGTCCGCGACTTCCACTCCGTGATCGGCACCGAGGCGCGCGCGCAGATGCTCGAGATGACCGGTCGCCTGCCCGACGTCATCGCGGCCTGCGTCGGCGGCGGCAGCAACGCGATGGGCATCTTCCACCCCTTCCTCGATGACGAGTCGGTGCGCCTGGTCGGCCTCGAGGCCGCGGGCGACGGCGTCGACACGCTGTTCCACGCCGCCACCATCTCCAAGGGCCGCCCCGGCGTGCTGCACGGCGCGCGCAGCCTCATGCTGCAGGACGAGGACGGCCAGACGATGGAGTCGCACTCCATCAGCGCCGGCCTCGACTACCCGGGCGTCGGTCCCGAGCACGCCTGGCTCGACGAGATCGGGCGCGCCGAGTACCGCGGCGTCACCGACCGCGAGGCGATGGATGCTCTGCGCCTGCTGAGCCGCACCGAGGGCATCATCCCCGCCATCGAGACGGCGCACGCCCTGCACGGCGCGCTGCAGCTCGCCCGCGAGCTCGGCCCGGAGGGGATCGTGCTCGTCAACCTGAGCGGTCGCGGCGACAAGGACATGGAGACGGCCGCGCGCTACTTCGGCCTGCTCGACGCGCAGGAGGCGGCCGACGCCGCCGTCATGGAGTCCGAGCGCGGCGCTGCGGCGCAGGGCAGCACGGCCCCGGAGGACGCCCGATGAGCGCCTCGACGGTCGAGCAGACCATCCGCACGCGCGTCGATGCCGGTTCCGGCGCCCTCATCGGGTACCTGCCGGTCGGGTTCCCCGACCTCGACACGAGCGTCGACGCCGCCGTCGCCCTCGTTGAGAACGGCGTCGACATCATCGAGCTGGGCCTGCCGTACAGCGACCCGGTCATGGACGGCCTCG from Microcella daejeonensis includes these protein-coding regions:
- a CDS encoding DUF6704 family protein → MNAQSELGHGHSIAAWTAVTIILVAFTIGTVAFWFEIVWLVWASAALALAGWIAGGVMAKAGYGAGGQRSTAKAHS
- the trpC gene encoding indole-3-glycerol phosphate synthase TrpC; the encoded protein is MLGDLVAGSLADAAERRATRPLSAVEAAALARPPALDARAALERADHVKVIAEVKRASPSRGSLAAIADPAALARQYAQGGASAISVLTEQRRFGGSLADLEAVRAAVPTPLLRKDFIAEPYQVLEARAAGADLVLLIVAALDDAQLSQLHSLVLELGMTPLVETHSEEEVRRAVGLGAQVIGVNARDLSTFELDRDLFARLAPLIPEGTVRIAESAVLGVDDVAHYRRGGADVVLVGEALVTGGDPVAALTEFLAVS
- the trpB gene encoding tryptophan synthase subunit beta, with the protein product MSLRTQSGPYFGSFGGRFVPESLIAALDELDAAYEAAKADPSFAAELAELHRSYTGRPSIITEAPRFAATAGGARIFLKREDLNHTGSHKINNVLGQALLAKRLGKSRIIAETGAGQHGVASATAAALFGLECVVYMGEVDTERQALNVARMKLLGAEVVPVTTGSRTLKDAINEALRDWVANVESTHYLLGTVAGPHPFPAMVRDFHSVIGTEARAQMLEMTGRLPDVIAACVGGGSNAMGIFHPFLDDESVRLVGLEAAGDGVDTLFHAATISKGRPGVLHGARSLMLQDEDGQTMESHSISAGLDYPGVGPEHAWLDEIGRAEYRGVTDREAMDALRLLSRTEGIIPAIETAHALHGALQLARELGPEGIVLVNLSGRGDKDMETAARYFGLLDAQEAADAAVMESERGAAAQGSTAPEDAR